From a single Nicotiana tomentosiformis chromosome 2, ASM39032v3, whole genome shotgun sequence genomic region:
- the LOC138905267 gene encoding F-box protein At1g30790-like, producing the protein MKRVPAKSLMRFRCISKYFCSLISEPSFIEAHHKTFVSQFLVSHVNSTEKEVIYKLSEREEYQDLACPIEYLDEPCFRILPYMQSINGLICLWNWEGDVAICNPFTKEHIFLPRIYLREKVLSSISTYSFGFDPTTKKHKILMSDITSIEEKLVAKYWIFTIVVDKWWRKISNWAEIIPMNNCVCIDGVIYLEHKFGDHIAAFSIVGNEKLIRTITFPSLIRTPRSIPKIAEIKGQLALIDDKRILGIDRTLLYVLNGTSETETWLKHTVELPPELIKTSPRPVFTINHKAEIVSISDTGISHMFLYDIGKKEWRNIKIHRIYEREYRTMNANCCWPLIWLLLGWGPNCHDIISTIINLWIVTFAMT; encoded by the coding sequence ATGAAAAGGGTTCCTGCCAAGTCTCTAATGCGTTTCAGGTGCATATCGAAATACTTTTGTTCTCTAATATCAGAACCCTCATTCATTGAAGCACATCACAAAACCTTCGTCTCGCAATTCCTCGTAAGTCATGTGAATTCGACGGAAAAAGAAGTTATATATAAGTTATCCGAGAGAGAAGAATATCAAGATTTAGCTTGTCCCATAGAGTATTTGGATGAGCCATGTTTTCGTATTCTTCCCTATATGCAATCTATCAACGGCCTAATTTGTCTATGGAACTGGGAGGGAGATGTTGCTATTTGCAATCCTTTCACAAAAGAACATATCTTTCTTCCTAGAATATATCTTAGGGAGAAAGTCCTTTCATCAATTTCTACTTACTCCTTTGGTTTTGATCCCACCACCAAGAAACATAAGATATTGATGTCAGACATAACTTCTATTGAAGAAAAACTTGTAGCGAAGTACTGGATTTTCACCATTGTAGTGGACAAGTGGTGGAGGAAGATATCCAATTGGGCCGAAATTATCCCTATGAACAATTGTGTTTGTATTGATGGAGTCATTTATCTTGAACATAAATTTGGAGATCACATTGCTGCGTTCAGTATTGTAGGGAACGAAAAGTTAATTCGAACGATCACGTTCCCTAGTTTGATTCGAACTCCACGTTCTATACCAAAAATAGCAGAAATAAAGGGACAGCTTGCACTAATAGATGACAAGAGAATTCTGGGCATTGATAGAACTCTTCTATATGTTCTCAATGGTACTAGTGAAACAGAGACATGGTTGAAGCATACAGTTGAGCTACCACCGGAGTTAATAAAGACATCTCCTCGCCCTGTATTTACTATCAATCATAAGGCAGAGATTGTATCGATTTCAGATACTGGGATTTCGCACATGTTCTTATATGACATTGGAAAGAAAGAATGGAGAAACATTAAGATACATAGAATTTATGAACGGGAATACCGCACCATGAATGCGAATTGTTGCtggccattaatttggcttcttctcGGGTGGGGGCCAAattgtcatgacataatatccactataataaatttgtggatcgtgacatttgccatgacataa
- the LOC138905268 gene encoding secreted RxLR effector protein 161-like — MKDLGETAYILGIKIYRDRFRKLLGISQSLYIDSILKRYNMDNSKRGYLPIGTRITLSREDYPKTPEERECMRRIPYASAVGVIVYTMTCTRPDVAYALGVTSRYQANSSEELWKAVKTILKYLRRTKDQFLIYGDSELKLEGYTDASFSSDRDDSKSISGYVFTLNGVAVSWKSSKQATVADSVTEAEYIAASETAKEAVWMKKFINELGVVPSIEGAVPLLCDNTGAIAQAKEPRSHQKSKHVL; from the coding sequence atgaaagacttgggagaaaCAGCTTATATATTGGGAATAAAGATCTATAGAGACAGATTTAGGAAGCTGCTTGGGATTTCCCAGTCCTTGTACATTGATAGCATCTTAAAGAGGTATAACATGGATAATTCCAAAAGAGGCTATCTACCGATAGGCACTAGAATTACTCTCAGCAGGGAGGATTATCCTAAAACACCTGAAGAGAGAGAATGCATGCGTAGGATCCCATACGCTAGTGCAGTGGGAGTTATCGTGTATACCATGACATGTACACGTCCTGATGTGGCTTATGCACTAGGAGTGACTAGCCGATATCAGGCAAATTCTAGTGAGGAACTTTGGAAGGCGGTGAAGACCATTCTTAAGTATTTAAGAAGGACTAAAGACCAATTCCTCATTTATGGAGATTCTGAGTTGAAACTTGAAGGTTATACTGATGCAAGTTTCTCTTCAGATAGAGATGATAGCAAATCTATTTCTGGTTATGTATTCACCTTAAATGGTGTGGCAGTGAGTTGGAAAAGTTCCAAACAAGCTACAGTAGCTGATTCAGTGACTGAAGCAGAATATATAGCAGCTAGTGAAACTGCTAAGGAAGCTGTATGGATGAAAAAGTTCATAAATGAACTTGGTGTGGTTCCTTCAATAGAAGGTGCAGTTCCATTATTGTGTGACAATACTGGAGCCATTGCTCAAGCAAAAGAACCAAGATCACACCAAAAATCCAAACACGTCCTGTGA